In Euwallacea similis isolate ESF13 chromosome 5, ESF131.1, whole genome shotgun sequence, a single window of DNA contains:
- the LOC136409030 gene encoding trypsin beta-like, which translates to MLRNRETLFLTFFIIYTKCAMAIIDGDLAEISDYPYAASIIADNLHMCGGSIIGAKHILTAASCVGAFKAANLIVRAGSSLYDEGGQLAKVESINLHPNFVEEYLLNNIAILVLSEALELGKNVTVIQWNTEDIPITGNGTIVGWGIVVKEENGWVKPYRPSVQLRVTHQPVVGAWTCENTFLKDWHEDTMFCAGLYRTENCVGDIGNPFVVNGIQVGIASEVLLICDEFPTAYINVKNYADFIITFLKS; encoded by the exons ATGTTGCGGAATCGCGAAACCCTTTTTCTAACTTTCTTCATCATTTACACCAAGTGTG CGATGGCAATAATAGATGGAGATCTAGCTGAAATATCTGATTATCCCTATGCGGCATCCATAATAGCTGACAATTTACACATGTGCGGAGGAAGCATTATTGGTGCAAAACACATCTTAACGGCTGCATCATGTGTAGGAGCGTTCAA AGCAGCGAACTTGATTGTAAGAGCTGGATCGTCCTTATATGATGAAGGTGGGCAGTTGGCCAAAGTGGAAAGCATCAACCTGCATCCTAATTTTGTGGAAGAATATCTACTGAATAATATTGCAATATTGGTTTTATCGGAAGCGCTC GAACTaggaaaaaatgtaacagTGATTCAATGGAATACTGAAGATATACCGATAACTGGAAACGGTACTATCGTGGGATGGGGCATTGTGGTCAAGGAGGAGAATGGTTGGGTTAAACCATACCGCCCATCCGTACAACTAAGG GTTACACATCAGCCAGTAGTTGGAGCTTGGACGTGTGAAAATACTTTTCTAAAGGATTGGCATGAGGATACGATGTTTTGCGCAGGCCTTTATCGCACCGAGAACTGTGTG GGAGACATAGGTAATCCTTTTGTGGTGAATGGAATCCAAGTGGGAATCGCCTCGGAAGTTTTACTCATATGTGACGAATTTCCCACTGCCTATATCAACGTCAAAAATTATGCAGATttcattattacatttttaaaaagctgA
- the LOC136409280 gene encoding jerky protein homolog, whose translation MISVTGGTTSGDSLAVVLNTGLPDPGSCPQRKETILRVITDTYVGSSKRKTLKGSGLSQMEKQLYKWFLNQRNKYFVVSGEMIKQKAKSIHSEIKETNKEFTASEGWLQRFKKRFGIRFLKISGEKLSSQPELIDPFKKQLKNKMQKLGIT comes from the exons ATGATTTCCGTTACCGGGGGAACTACTTCTGGGGATTCCCTGGCAGTCGTGCTCAATACGGGGTTGCCTGACCCCGGGTCGTGCCCG caaagaaaagaaaccattttaagagtaataacagatacatatgttggatcaagtaaaagaaaaacacttaaaggGTCTGGATTAtcacaaatggaaaaacagctatacaaatggtttctaaatcaacgaaataaatattttgtcgtaagcggagaaatgataaagcaaaaagccaaatccatacattctgaaataaaggaaactaataaggaatttacggCTAGTGAGGGATGGCtacagaggtttaaaaaaagatttggaattcggtttttgaaaatttccggggaaaaactttcttcccaACCGGAACTAATTGACCCTTtcaaaaagcagttaaaaaataaaatgcagaaacttggaattacatga